Part of the Oscillibacter hominis genome is shown below.
CCAGCTTGCCCTGGACCAGGGCGGCGGTCTCCACGATCCTGGAGATGTCACCATTGGCCTCCTTGATGGCCTGGATGCGCTCGTGCTCGGCCAGTTTCACATAGGTCTGGGGCTGGATTCCGCAGCCGGTGCGGGAGGGTACATTGTAGAGGATCAGAGGGATTTTGCTCTTGTCCGCAATGGCGGTGAAATGAGCCACCAAGCCGGCCTGGGTGGCCTTATTATAGTAAGGGGTCACCACAAGGGCGCCATCGGCGCCCACCTCGGAGGCGAACTCCGTCAGCTCAATGGCGCTCTCCGTGCAGTTGCTGCCTGTGCCCGCCACAAGGGGCACCCGGCCTGCCACACGCTCCACCGCAAAGCGGATGATCTCCTTGTGCTCCTCCACCGACAGCGTGGGGCTCTCGCCGCTGGTGCCGCAGGAGACCAGCGCGTCAATCCCGCTTTCGATCTGCCAGTCGATGAGCCGGCCATAGCTCTCATAATCCACACCTTTGTCGTTAAACGGGGTGATGAGCGCGGTTGCAATCCCTCTGAAAATTTCGTTTGACATGTCAATGCCCTCCCGTTTCTAAATTCATAAACTGACATCTGTTCATTCGCAAAAATAAAGAACAACCTTTGCGAAAAGGTTGTTCTTTACATGAACTCGTATAGCCGGGCCGCCGCGACAAGCGCCGCTGCCCCGATACAAACACTTGTAAAGATAGCTCTCCGCATCATGCGACAGCCCGGCTGCTGTTCGTTTACCGGGCCAGTACAGCCCCGCTGCACCCGGGTACTGCCTTCGGCGTCCCGCGCCTTTCCCCCGGCCAACGGCCTGCACTGCCTTGGCAGCCGGGTTACTCATCGCGCAACGCGCCTCTATCTCTATCTATTATGAGTGACATAATACCGTATCCGCGGCAAAATTGCAAGAGTGGAAGAATGTGCATAGTTCACGTATTTTTCGCTTATTTTTGCAAATGTGCTGTCACATTATTATAGTTTTACGCCAATGTCCCGATGAACTCCTCCAGCCGGTCCATCCCCAGGGCGATCTCCTCCATGGAATAGCAGAAAGAAAAGCGGACAAAGCCCTCCGCGCCGAAGCAGGTGCCCGGCACGCCGGCCACCTTCCCCTCCCGGACCATCCGCTGGCAGAACTCCTCAGTGTCAAGGCCGAACTTTTTCACACTGGGGAACATGTAGAACGCGCCCATGGGCTCCACCACGTCCAATCCCATGCCCCGCAGCCGATGGTACATATAGTCCCGGCGGGCCCGGTAGGTCTCCACCATGTCCGACACGTCGCAGCGCAGCGCGGCGGCACAGCCGTCCTGGATGAAGGCCGTGACGCTGACCACGTCGGCGGCATGGAGCAGCCTCAGCTTCTCCATCACCGGAGCATCGCCCATCAGATAGCCCACCCGCCAGCCGGTCATGGAATAGGGCTTGGAAAAGCTCTGCACCACCAGCAGGCGGTCCTTCAGTTCCCGGCAGGCGGCAAGGCGGGGGCAGGGCCCATAGGAAAGCCCGGTGTACACATCGTCCGAAAGCACAAAGAAGTTCCCCTCCATGGCAGCCCGGCGGACCACCTGGAGCGTCTCCGCGCTGTAAACGCAGCCGGTTGGGTTGTTGGGGGAGTTGAGCACCAGCAGCTTTGTCCGCTCCGTCAGCACGGAACGGAGCTTCTCCTCCGTGATCTGGAACCGGTCCTCGCTGGTGTCCAGCAGCACCGGCCTGGCTCCGGCCAGCACCGCAATGGATTCATAGAGGGAAAAGGCAGGGGTGGGGATGACCACCTCATCCCCGATGTTGAGCACGCCGGTCATGGCGGTGTAAATGGCCTCCGTGGCGCCGATGGTGAGGATCACTTCCTCCGGGCCGTAGCCGAGGCCGCTGTGCTTTTGTTCAAACTCCGCGATCTGGGTGCGCAGCGAAAGGCTGCCCACATTGGGAGGATAGTGGGTGTGGTTTTCATCCAGCCCCCGCTTGCAGGCCTCCTTGATGGGCTCCGGGGTGTTGAAGTCCGGCTCGCCGATGGTCAGTAGGGCACAGCCGGGAACGCTTTTGGCCAGGGTCGTGAAGCGGCGGATGCCGCTGGGCTCCAGCGTCAGCAGCCGTTGATTCATTCGTTCCAGCATACCGATCTTCCTCCATATCTCCGGGCGATGGATTCAAAGAGGTCGGCGCCCCGGCTCAAAACCGCCTCATCAAAGTTGAAGTCGTCTGCATGAAGGGCCGGCGAAGGGCCGGTGCCCAGAAAAAAGAACAGTCCCGGCAGGTGCTTTTGATACCAGGAAAAGTCCTCGGTGATCATGACCGGCCGGGGGAGCTCCTCAAACTCGATTCCGCAGTCTACGCGGATATAGTCATAGAGCTCCGGCGGATTGATGACGGCCGGGTAGCCGTCGGAGTTGGTGACGGCCACGCCGCAGCCCGTCTCCGCCTGGACATCCCGCCCGATGGCGCGGATGCCCTCGAGGAGGTCAAAAAACACCTCGTCCTGAAAGGCCCGCAGGCTGCCCTCCAGCCGCGCGTGGCCGCTGAGCGCGTTTCGGACCGTCCCGCTCTCCATACGGCCGAACCGGCACAGCCGGTAGACCTGGGGCGGCAGGGAGTCCACCAGCTCCCGCACCCGGCGGTAGAAGAGGACGGCCGCGTCCAAGGCGTCAATCCCCTCCTCCGCCCTGGCGATGTGGGCGGAGCGGCCCGTAAATTCCGCCGTCAACTCGCAGGAGCGGCTCATCATCTCCAGGCGGCGGCTGGCCACCGTCCCGGCCGGAAGGCCGGGCCAGAGGTGCAGCCCAAAGACCGCCTCCACACCGCAGCGCTCAAAGATTCCGCTCTCGCAGATCTTCCTGGCGCCGCCGGTGGTCTCCTCCGCCGGCTGGAACACCAGCAGCACATTTCGCTCCAGCTTCCTCCATCCGTTGAGCCGCCTGCCAAGCTCCAGCAGGATTGCCATGTGGCCGTCGTGGCCGCAGGCATGCATCCTCCCGGGATGGACGGAGGCAAAGGGGACACCGCTGCGCTCGGTGATGGGCAGGGCGTCGGCGTCGGAGCGGAAGGCAATTGCGCGGGGCGCTCCAAAGTCAAAATAGGCGCAAAGGGCGCTTTTACAGGGGGAGGAGAGGGCGCACCGGAGGCCGGAAAGTGCCTTTTCCAGATAGGCCATGGTCTCCGGCAGGTCACAGTCCAGCTCCGGGATGCGGTGCAGCGCCCGGCGGTCGTCGGCAAGGGACATGGATGCCACCTCTTTATACTGAAGAATTGACCTGAATCATAGCACGAGCAGCCAGCCGCGTCAACTTTTTCTCTCCGGCGGCGGAGAATTTCGCCGTTTTCTTTCATATTTGGAAAGGAAAATTGTCTATCCCTGTGAACTTTGTTTTCCCCTGCCCCTTTTCTTTCCCCATTTGCCGTGGTATGATAAGTACAACTTTTTTGAATCTTCCGGTAAAGGAGCAGGCCAGTTATGAACGCACAGGAGATTATTGAGTATATCCGCACCTCGGAAAAAAAGACCCCCGTCAAGGTCTATGTGAACGAAAAGAGCCCCGTGGACTACGGCAGTGCCACGGTCTTCACCGGCGGCGCCGGGGACGTGACCAGCAGGATCGTCTTCGGCGACTGGAAGGAGCTTGGCCCCATCCTGGAGGCCAACGCTGACCGGATCGCCGACTGCGTGGTGGAAAACGACCGCTGCAACTCCGGCGTGCCCCTTCTGGATCTGAAGGGCATCAAGGCCCGCATTGAGCCCGGCGCCGTGATCCGTGAGAAGGTGGAGATCGGGGAGAATGCGGTCATCATGATGGGAGCCATCATCAACATCGGCGCGGTCATCGGCGCGGGCACCATGATCGACATGGGCGCCGTATTGGGCGGCCGGGCCACGGTGGGTAAGCGCTGCCACATCGGCGCGGGCACCGTGCTGGCCGGCGTGGTGGAACCCGCCAGCGCCACTCCCGTCATCGTGGAGGACGACGTGCTCATCGGGGCCAACGCCGTGGTCATCGAGGGTGTGCATGTGGGCCGCGGGGCCGTGGTGGCCGCAGGTGCCGTGGTCATTGAAGACGTGCCGGACCACGCGGTGGTGGCCGGATGCCCCGCACGGATCGTCAAGACCAAGGACGCCAAGACCGAGGAGAAAACCGCGCTCATCGACGCCCTGCGGGAGCTGTAAGCAAGAAAAAGCAGCCGGCGTTATGCGCCGGCTGCTTTTTTGCGCCCGTTCAGAAAGGAGTTTTTTTATGCTGCACATCGGCTGTCACCTCTCTTCCACCAAGGGCTTTGCCGCTATGGGCCGTCAGGCCCTAAAGCTTCAGGCTGACACCTTTCAGTACTTCTCCCGCAATCCCCGGGGCAGCCGGGCTAAGGCCATGGACGCCGCCGATGCCGCGGCACTGATGGAGCTGCTGCGATCCAACCGGTTCGCCCCCATTGTGGCCCATGCCCCCTATACGTTGAACCTCTGCTCCAACGACCCGGAAAAACGCGCCTTTGCCGCCGAGACCATCGCCGACGACCTGTCCCGGATGGAGCTTCTGCCGGGCCAGCTCTACAACTTCCACCCCGGCAGTCACGTGGGCCAGGGCATCGACGTGGGCGTTGAGCAGATCGCCGACGGGCTCAACGCCGTCTTAAAGCCGGAGCAGTCCACCACTGTACTGCTGGAGACCATGGCGGGAAAGGGGAGCGAGGTGGGCGGCCGGTTTGAGGAGCTGCGTGCCATCCTTGACCGGGTGGAACTGAAGGACAAGATGGGCGTATGTCTGGACACCTGCCACGTCAGCGACGGCGGCTACGACATCATCCACAGCCTGGACGACGTGCTGCGCCAGTTCGATCAGGTGATCGGCCTCCGCTACCTGCGGGCCATCCACCTCAACGACAGCAAAAACCCGCCCGGCAGCCGCAAGGACCGCCATGCCAGGATCGGCGAGGGCTCCATCGGCACGGAGGCCCTGGTGCGCGTCGCCTCCCACCCCCTGCTGCGGGGGCTGCCCTTCTGCCTGGAGACGCCCAACGAGCTGCCCGGCTACGCCGAAGAGATTGCCCTTATGCGCAAAAAAACGGCAGAACAGGAGGAGCGGGTATGAAATCATTCTTTCTCCGCCTGACGGCTGCGGCGCTGTGCCTTGCCCTGCTGAGCGGCTGCTCCCTGCTCTTGACTCCCTCTGCGGCAGGCGGATCCAGTTCTTCCGCCGGCGGCTCCGAACCCGTTTTCTCCTCCTCCGGCCCCACCGCCTACGCCGACATGGCCTACCGCCGCTGCAGCGCCGAGAAGGGGGAGGCCCTCCTCTCAAAAATCCAAACCTATGCCAAGGAGGGGGGAAGCCAGGAGGACTTCAACCGTGACGACACTGCACTTGTGGACTACCTCTACACCGTGGCCACCATGCGGGAGCTCATCGACCTCCAGTGCGCCTCAGACCCAACCGACGAGCAGGCGGCGGAGGAGAGCCTTTACACCTCTCAGCTGTACCGGGAGCTGAACGAGGGATACTGGGACGCCATGCACGCCCTGTCGGTGACCGGCCACGGAAAGCTCTTGAAGGAGCACTATGACGCCCAGCAGATTCAGTGGTTCATCTCCTATGACGCCCAGAGCGCGGAAGAAGCCCTCTATGCCCGGGAGGACGCGCTGTGCCAGCGCTACCGCTCGCTGATGGCGGAGGAGAACGTGGACGAGGAGGCAGTGGCTGAGGTCTTCCTGGAGCTGGTGGAGCTGCGCCGGGAAATTGCCGCCCAGGCGGGCTGCGACTCCTATGCAGACTACGCCTATGCGTCCCTTTACATACGCAACTACACGCCAGAGGACAGCCAGGTCCTCTGGCGCTCCGCCCAGGAGTACTTTGCTCCGGCCGCCGACAGCCATGCCCAGGAGATCTATGAGCAGACGGAGTCCCTCTTCTCCACCGACCGCATTGACTGCAGCCCCGAGGCCATCCTGGAAGGCATGGAGCGCTGCCTCAGCGGCCTTTCCGGGGAGCTGTGCGAATCCCTGTCTTTTCTGCGCTCCAACGGCCTCTATGACATTGCCCCCAGCGCGACCAAGGCCGACACCGGCTATACCACCTATCTCTTTTCCTATGATGAGCCCTTTTTGTTCAACGCCCCCTCGGGCACCTACTACGACTACACCCAGTTCATCCACGAGTTCGGTCACTTCACCAACTACTACCTGACAGGCTGCGACCTGCTGTTCGGCATGGATGACAACGACCTGGGCGAGCTCCAATCCCAGGGGATGGAGGCGATGCTTCTGCCCCGGTATGAGGAGCTCTTCGGCGGCGTGGAGGGCGAGGCCATCCGCCGTGAAGTGCTTTTAAACCTCTTTTACAGCGTGGTGGACGGCGCCCTGTTCGACGAGTTTTTACAGCGCGTCTACGCGGAGGAGGAGCTGAGCCCGGAGCGGGTCAGTGCGCTCTATGCCCAGGTCTGCGAGTCCTATGGCTACGCCAGCGCGCCGGGTGGATGGATGTACCTGGAGCACAACTTCCTCTATCCCTTCTACTACATCAGCTACGCCGTATCCGCCATTTCCGCCCTGGAGCTTTACACCATGCTTCTGAGTGACCCGGACGAGGCGCTGAACGCCTACCTTACGGTGGAGGCCATGGACTGCTCCGAGTGGTATTTCACCGACGCGCTGAAAGAGGCCGGCCTCAGCGACGTCTTTGATCCGGAAAACTGCCGGCGCATCGCCGCCGGGGTGGACCTGTCCGCATAAACCGGTTTGCCGTAAAAGGCCGGGGAAAGCATGCTTTCCCCGGCCTTTTTTATCCGTCACTTTTCTTAACGCTTTATGGGAGAAGTTCCTCCATGGGCTTG
Proteins encoded:
- the dapA gene encoding 4-hydroxy-tetrahydrodipicolinate synthase, which gives rise to MSNEIFRGIATALITPFNDKGVDYESYGRLIDWQIESGIDALVSCGTSGESPTLSVEEHKEIIRFAVERVAGRVPLVAGTGSNCTESAIELTEFASEVGADGALVVTPYYNKATQAGLVAHFTAIADKSKIPLILYNVPSRTGCGIQPQTYVKLAEHERIQAIKEANGDISRIVETAALVQGKLDLYSGNDDQIVPILSVGGIGCISVLSNVLPRETTEICKRFFAGDVAGAAALQLRYLELIHALFCEVNPIPVKAALAAMGMCGGKLRLPMTPMEEPNRQRLLKAMREQGLRV
- a CDS encoding gluzincin family metallopeptidase, which codes for MKSFFLRLTAAALCLALLSGCSLLLTPSAAGGSSSSAGGSEPVFSSSGPTAYADMAYRRCSAEKGEALLSKIQTYAKEGGSQEDFNRDDTALVDYLYTVATMRELIDLQCASDPTDEQAAEESLYTSQLYRELNEGYWDAMHALSVTGHGKLLKEHYDAQQIQWFISYDAQSAEEALYAREDALCQRYRSLMAEENVDEEAVAEVFLELVELRREIAAQAGCDSYADYAYASLYIRNYTPEDSQVLWRSAQEYFAPAADSHAQEIYEQTESLFSTDRIDCSPEAILEGMERCLSGLSGELCESLSFLRSNGLYDIAPSATKADTGYTTYLFSYDEPFLFNAPSGTYYDYTQFIHEFGHFTNYYLTGCDLLFGMDDNDLGELQSQGMEAMLLPRYEELFGGVEGEAIRREVLLNLFYSVVDGALFDEFLQRVYAEEELSPERVSALYAQVCESYGYASAPGGWMYLEHNFLYPFYYISYAVSAISALELYTMLLSDPDEALNAYLTVEAMDCSEWYFTDALKEAGLSDVFDPENCRRIAAGVDLSA
- the dapD gene encoding 2,3,4,5-tetrahydropyridine-2,6-dicarboxylate N-acetyltransferase — protein: MNAQEIIEYIRTSEKKTPVKVYVNEKSPVDYGSATVFTGGAGDVTSRIVFGDWKELGPILEANADRIADCVVENDRCNSGVPLLDLKGIKARIEPGAVIREKVEIGENAVIMMGAIINIGAVIGAGTMIDMGAVLGGRATVGKRCHIGAGTVLAGVVEPASATPVIVEDDVLIGANAVVIEGVHVGRGAVVAAGAVVIEDVPDHAVVAGCPARIVKTKDAKTEEKTALIDALREL
- a CDS encoding amidohydrolase, with product MSLADDRRALHRIPELDCDLPETMAYLEKALSGLRCALSSPCKSALCAYFDFGAPRAIAFRSDADALPITERSGVPFASVHPGRMHACGHDGHMAILLELGRRLNGWRKLERNVLLVFQPAEETTGGARKICESGIFERCGVEAVFGLHLWPGLPAGTVASRRLEMMSRSCELTAEFTGRSAHIARAEEGIDALDAAVLFYRRVRELVDSLPPQVYRLCRFGRMESGTVRNALSGHARLEGSLRAFQDEVFFDLLEGIRAIGRDVQAETGCGVAVTNSDGYPAVINPPELYDYIRVDCGIEFEELPRPVMITEDFSWYQKHLPGLFFFLGTGPSPALHADDFNFDEAVLSRGADLFESIARRYGGRSVCWNE
- a CDS encoding deoxyribonuclease IV: MLHIGCHLSSTKGFAAMGRQALKLQADTFQYFSRNPRGSRAKAMDAADAAALMELLRSNRFAPIVAHAPYTLNLCSNDPEKRAFAAETIADDLSRMELLPGQLYNFHPGSHVGQGIDVGVEQIADGLNAVLKPEQSTTVLLETMAGKGSEVGGRFEELRAILDRVELKDKMGVCLDTCHVSDGGYDIIHSLDDVLRQFDQVIGLRYLRAIHLNDSKNPPGSRKDRHARIGEGSIGTEALVRVASHPLLRGLPFCLETPNELPGYAEEIALMRKKTAEQEERV
- a CDS encoding pyridoxal phosphate-dependent aminotransferase is translated as MLERMNQRLLTLEPSGIRRFTTLAKSVPGCALLTIGEPDFNTPEPIKEACKRGLDENHTHYPPNVGSLSLRTQIAEFEQKHSGLGYGPEEVILTIGATEAIYTAMTGVLNIGDEVVIPTPAFSLYESIAVLAGARPVLLDTSEDRFQITEEKLRSVLTERTKLLVLNSPNNPTGCVYSAETLQVVRRAAMEGNFFVLSDDVYTGLSYGPCPRLAACRELKDRLLVVQSFSKPYSMTGWRVGYLMGDAPVMEKLRLLHAADVVSVTAFIQDGCAAALRCDVSDMVETYRARRDYMYHRLRGMGLDVVEPMGAFYMFPSVKKFGLDTEEFCQRMVREGKVAGVPGTCFGAEGFVRFSFCYSMEEIALGMDRLEEFIGTLA